In the genome of Acidovorax sp. 69, the window AATGTGATGGCGGTGCTGGCCCAGGTCGAGCAGCAGGAGGGCTGAACCTGCAGCCAGGGCTGAAAGGCTCCTGGCTGTCCCAGCATCCAACTGACCGGTAGCGGGCTGCACGCACCGCCTACATGCTGGCGGCCATCGCGGCCCCGCGCATCCCTTTCAGCCTTTCTCTTCGCGCACCCCCAGCGCATCTGCACCCACGCAGCCCAGGCGAAACACCGCTGCGGGCTTTCCCCTGCCTGCCTGGCGCACGCGGGGTCGGGTGCCGGCCACCAGTAACTTCCCCCCTGTTGATTACTTGAGGCGCCGCCGCTGGCAGGCTCTTTCGTGCCTCTTCAGTTTTGTGCTTGGTGTAAACCACTATGCATTTACAATGTTTTATGCATAAAAATAACTTCATGCACCAATTCGTGCGGCTGGAAAAAGTCACTCCGGGTCGCCGTTCTTTCCACCTCTCCCATCCCTTTGAAGGAAACCCATGAAACTGATGTCCTACTCGATCGCCGGCCGTGAGACCTGGGGCGTCGTCGTCGGCGACGGCGTGGCCGAGCTGGCCGCGCGCACTGGCCATGCCACTCTGGCTGACTTCATTGGCAGCCCCGACTTCGCGCGGCGCGACGCGCTGGTGGCGGGGCTGGGGGCTGACGCGAAGCTGGCCGACGTGGTCTATCTGCCAGTGATCCCGCGCCCCGAAAAAATCGTCTGCGCCGTGCGCAACTACATGGACCACCACCAGGAGGTGCTGGCCGCTGGCATGCACCGCGAGCTGTCCGAGCAGCCACCGATCTTTTTGCGCGTGTGGCGCTCGCAGACCCCGCACCAGGGCCCCATCGTGCGCCCGCATGTGTCGGAGTCGCTGGACTGGGAGGGCGAGCTGGCCGTGGTCATCGGCAAGGAAGGGCGCGACATTGCCGAGGCCGATGCCTGGGCGCACATTGCCGGCTACAGCTGCTACAACGATGCCAGCGTGCGCGAATGGCAGTTCCATGCCAAGCAGATCGCGTCGGGCAAGAATTTCGAGTCCACCGGCGCCTTCGGCCCGTGGATGGTGACCGCCGACGAGATCGCTCCGGGCCGCGAACTCAAGCTGGAGACGCGGCTCAACGGTGCCGTGGTGCAGTCCAGCCACACGGGTCACATGATTTTCTCGATCCCGCGCCTCATCGCCTACGCCTCGACCATCTTCACGCTGGTCCCCGGCGACGTGGTCATCACCGGCACCCCGGCCGGTGTGGGCTGGAGCAAGAAGCCACCGCAGTTCATGAAGCCCGGCGATGTGGTGGAGGTAGAGATCGAAGCCATCGGCCTGCTGCGCAACCCCGTCGTCGCGCAGGGCTGAGGCCGGGCCTCCCACCCACCCATCCATCCACCCCACCCGGGCAGAGCGCAGCCCCAAGACGGCCGCCGCCCCTGGAGACAAACAGCATGAACAGAAGACATCTCCTGGCCGCCTGCAGTGCGGCTGCCGTGGCATGGCCGGCCTTGCCGGCGCTGGCCCAGGCCTACCCGGAGCGGGCCATCAAGCTCTACCAGGGATTTGCCCCCGGCGGCAATGCCGACGCCATCGCCCGTGCTGTGGGGCTGGAGATGGGCAAGGCCCTGGGCCAGCCCATGGTGGTGGAGGCGCAGTCCGGTGCCGGCGGCACCATTGCCGCCACCACGGTGGCCCGTGCCAAGCCCGATGGCTACACCCTGCTGCTGGCCACCGGGGGCCATGCCGTGGCGGGGGCGCTGTACAACACGCTGCCGTACAAGTCGGTGGCCGATTTCGAGATGGTCTCCACGGTCACCTACTTCCCCTTTCTGGTGGTGGTCAACACCAACTCCAAGGTGCAGGGGCTGCGCGAGGTGATCGCCAGCGCGCAGGCCGCGCCCGGCACGGTGGCCTATGGCACGGCGGGGGTGGGCTCCACCCACCACCTGGCGGGCGAGCTGCTGGCCAAGCTGGCCCGTGTGAACCTGCTGCACGTGCCCTACCGGGGCGATGCTGCAGCGCTCACCGCCTTGCTGGCGGGGGATGTTCCCTTCATCATCGCGCCACCCACGGCGGTGATGTCCAACATACAGGCCGGCAAGCTGCGCGCCATTGCCACCACCGGCCCGCAGCGCTGGCCGGGCCTGCCCAGTGTGCCTACGGTGGCAGAGCAGGGCGTGGCGGGCTACGACGTGCGCTCCTGGGCGGGCCTGATGGCGCCGGCCGGCACCCCGCGCGCCGTGGTGGAGCGGCTGAACGCCGAGGCCCTGCGCGCGCTGCAGGCGCCGGCCGTGCGCCAGCGGTTGGAGGACATGGGGGGCGAGGCGCGCGGCAGCACGCCCGACGAGATGAAGGCCATGGTCAGCCATGAGCTGGAAAAATGGCAGCAGGTCGTGGCCGATGCCAAGATCCCGAAACAATGAATTCACCGAAAGACTTTTCCGCATGACCTTGATCGCCATTCGCAAACGCAGCCTCAGCATCGAAACCATCTACCACGAGGGCGGCCCGCCGGCAGACCAGCCGCTGCGCGTGGCCGCCGCCTGCGCGGTGATTCGCAACCCCTATGCGGGCCGCTACGAGCCCGATCTGCTGCCCTTCATGGCCGAGCTGCGCAGCCTGGGCACCCTGCTGGCCGAGGAACTGGTGGCCACGCTGGGCAAGGAGAACGTGCAGGCCTACAGCAAGGCCGCCATCGTCGGCGTCAACGGCGAGCTGGAGCACGGTGCCGTGTGGCATGAGGCCGGCGGCTGGGCCATGCGCCAGGTGCTGGGCGAGCCCAAGGCCATCGTGCCGGCGGCCAAGGCCGTGGCGGCCACGGGCTACCGGCTGATGGTGCCGCTGCACTACATCCATGCGGCCTACGTGCGCAGCCATTTCAACAGCACCGAGGTGGGCATCCAGGACGCGCCGCGCCCCGACGAAATCCTGTTCGCCCTGGTGATGGCCGACGGCGGGCGCATCCACTCGCGCCTGGGCGGTCTCACGCGCGAGCAGGTTGCCGTGCACGACGGGCAGCGCTGACCATGCAGGCCCCTGACATGACGACGATGAAGGCCGTGCAACTGCAGGTCACCGGTGGCCCCGAGGTGCTGGCGCTGGTCGACCTGCCCGTGCCCCAGCCCGGCCCAGGCCAGGTGCGGGTGCAGGCCCACGCCATTGGCGCAGGCGGGCCGGATGTGCTGATCCGCAACGGTACCTACAAATGGATGCCGCCGCTGCCGGCCGTGCCCGGCAATGAGCTGGCCGGCGTGGTCGAGGCCGTGGGCCCGGGCGTGGCGCGCCTGGCCGTGGGCGACCGCGTGCTGGTCAGCGCGCGCGAGCTGCCCCAGCGCGGCGGCTGCTATGTGCAGTACATCTGCGTGGACGAGGCCGTGCCCTTCGTGCTGCCCGCATCCATCGCCTTCGAGGACGCGGTGAGCCTGGGCAACTTCCAGCTCGCGCTGGCGCTGCTGGCCAGCAACGGCAACCTGCCGGCGCAGGCCATCCTGGTGCCGGGTGCTGCCGGCGGCGTGGCCACCGCGCTGGCGCAGGTGGCCCGGGCGCGCGACCTGCGGGTGATCGGCACCGCGTCCACGCCCGAGAAGCGCGCCTTTGCGCTGGAGAACGGGGTGAGCGACCTGGTCGACGGCGATGTGCAGGCCCTGCCGCAGCGGGTGATGGAGCTCACCGGCGGGCGGGGCGTGGACATGGCGTTCGACCATCTGGGCGCGGGGCTGTTCATTGCCTGCCTGCGCTCGCTGGCGCCCTCGGGCATGGCGGTGTCGTACAACATCCTGGCCGGCCCGCCGTCGAACGATGTGTTCGACGAACTGCGCAAGCTGCTGGCCAAGAGCCTGGCCATCCGCACCTTCTCCATCCACGCGGTGGATGCCGACATCGCGCAGCGCCGCGGCCTGATGGAGCAGGCCATCGCACTCATGGCTACCGGCCAGGTGCGCGCACCTCGCGCCATGCGCATGCCACTGGCGCAGGCGCGCCAGGCCCATGAGCTGCTGGACAGCGGTGGCACGCTGGGCAAGCTCGTCCTGATCCCCTGAATCCCGTGGAGCCCGCCACCATGACCCAAGCCTATGCCGCCAACCTGTCGCACTGCGGCATCTTCTGCCGCGACCTGGAGGTGATGAAAGCCTTCTACACCGGCGTGTTCGACATGCAGGAGACCGACCGGGGCGAGGGTGTCACCTTCCGTTTCGAGATCGTTTTCCTCAGCGGGCGCGAGGACCAGCACCACCAGCTGGTGCTGGCCGGCGGGCGCGGCGCGGATGCGCCCAGCACGGTGATGCAGCTGTCCTTCAAGGTCAAGACCATCGACCACCTGCGCGAGGCGCGCCGCCGCGCCCTGGCCATGGGCGCGACCAGGATGCGCGGGCTCAACCATGGCAACGCGATCTCCATCTACTGCATGGACCCCGAAGACAACACCGTGGAGGTGTACCTGGACACGCCCTGGTACGTGAGCCAGCCCCACGGCGACCCGCTGGACCTGGACCTGGACGACGAGGCCATCTGGGCCCAGACCGAGCGCGTGGTGCGCACCGATCCAAGCTTCATGCCGGTGTCGGAATGGGCGGCACGCTTCGCATTGCGCAGCGAGGCGTTGAAGACATCCAACCTTAGTTGAGGTGGACAGGAGCACCGTCGGCTTTGATCGCGGATCCACGGACGTCTGACGCTTGCCACGACTCGCAGGTAATTGCAAGGGCATGGACACGCCAATAACACGGGCTTCCCAAGGGGAGCCCCGTTTGCTCTGGTCTCAGTGCGGGTCAAAAAACACTCCCCATGGCAGCAGCACCCGCACATGCGAAGTGCCACCACCATGGGAAGGCCCGCAACTGGCTCAATGACATGGCGCCGATTTCGCCAAGCTGATTGAGTTCATGCAAGCCTTGATCAGGGAATCGCAGGACACGAAGATATTGCTGAATCTGGATAACCTAAGGATGGCCTGCACGAATCCCTTTTGACCGCGCCACTGCGGTATCTGATCTAAAACCCGGCCTGCTTTGAGTGAATGGCGCACTCATCGCCCATTCGCGCCCTGCGCAAGGGCCATCTACCCCATGTTTAGGGGCACTACGCCCCCTGCGCGCGCACCTGTCCCAGGACTTCCAATAGCTTTTTCCTAGCCATCCACAGATTGCCCAGCCCAAACAGCGTGACGAGCTGTGCCGTGTTCTTCTTGAGCCCCCGGTAGCGCACCTTCACGTACCCGAACTGTTGCTTGATTACCCTGAACGGGTGCTCAACCCTGGCCCGGATGCTGGCCTTGGTTCGTTCCAGTTGATCGATCAGAGCCTCAAGAGGGCTGTCTTTGTCCAAAGCCCGGCGCAATCCCGGCCGCATGGCCACATGCCAGCGCACGTTCTTGTTGGCATCTGGCCGCTTGTCCACCCCTTGGTAGCCCGCATCTCCAAAGGCATCAGTTTCTTGCCCGTGCAGCAGACTGTTTGCTTCGATCACGTCGTTCATATTGCCACTGGTGCCTCGCACGCTGTGCACCAGCCCCGAGTCTGCATCCACCCCAATGTGGGCCTTCATACCGAAGTACCACTGGTTGCCCTTCTTGCTCTGGTGCATCTCGGGGTCGCGCTCGCCGCTTTGGTTCTTGGTGGAGCTGGGCGCGGCAATCAGCGTGGCATCCACCACCGTGCCCGCTTTGAGTTGCAGCACTTTGGCTTGCAGCAGTGCATTGACCGTGGCCAGAATCTGATCGGCCAGCTTGTGGCGCTCCAGCAGATGTCTAAAGCGCAGGATGCTCGATTCACTGGGGATGTGTTCGTCCCAGTGGGACAAACCTGCAAAGTCCCGAAAGGCTGGCACGTCGTGCAGCGCTTCCTCCATGGCTGGGTCGCTGAGCTTGAACCAATGCCGCATGAAGTGGTACGCAGCAGGGTCTGCACTGCAAAGGGCTGCTGGCCCCTGCGCCCACCTTCGGGTGTGTAGGGCTCTATCAGCGAGACCAGTTCAGCCCAGGGCACCACGAGTTCCATGGCATCAAGGAATTCACGCTTGCGGGTGCGCTTGGTGGTGTTGCTCAGGCCCAAACTGCTTTGCTTCATGCTCGTATTGTCTGGGCTTGCGCCCGCTGTGCAATCACATCGCTCAGGGATTCGTGCAGAGAATCCCTAGCCCCGTTTTAGAAATGAATCAACACTTGATGGCCATGGTGCGGGAAGGCGCTCTGACCTTCGCACATATCGGCCCCTCGACTACATTTTGCGCACCAGCGACTGGCGGATTGCTTCGGCCTTGGTTGTGGTGAATACACCGCTGGCCAGAAGGTCCAAGATGGAGGTGACGCGGCCGCGCGACCCCCAGCTTCCTTCGTCGATGACTCGGAAGTTAACCCACCAGGTGGGAGATGGCGCGTTCAGGCCGCATGCCGAGGTCATGGCTGAGAGGGTGTTTTCGATGACTTGCTTGCGCACCAGTGGCGACCAATCTCCCTCCATGACGCAGATGTCGATCGTGGCCAAATCGGGCATTGGGTGTTGATCGCTCAGCAAGACACCGGCGATGGCGACCTCGCTGGGCGCGCGTTCGACGAAGTGCACCTGGAACCCGACACGGGCTGCCACCGCCAGTTGCCCCACCTCCGGGATCAGCACCGCATCGGTAAGTGTTTGTGCCAGCTGGCGGCGTTGCTCGACTGATAGACGGCCTTTGGGTGTCGCGATGGTAATGATGGTCATGGTTTTCCCTCTTTTTGGGAGTGGTCTGCTGAATGTGGGCGGCGCAGGGATCCTCGCCCTCAGCGCGCAGATGCTGCGTTTGTCCTAAACTAGCTATGTCGTTTGACATATAAGCACCAGGAATGTTGTCCTCTACCAAGGAAAAGATGATTGCCGGCGCGGCTGACTTGATCAGTCGCCAAGGCGTAGCGGCCACCAGCTTGCGAGACGTTGTTCACCACACAGGCACCCCTCGTGGATCGCTTGCACACCACTTCCCGGGCGGAAAGCAACAGATGCTGGAAGAGGCTGTTGCGTATGCGGACCACGCGGTTGCAGGACCACTCGCGGATTTACTCCACACGCACGGTCCCGTTGAAGGCTTACTAGCATTCATCGCCTGGTGGCAACATGTCCTAGAAGTGTCGGATTTCGAAGCAGGGTGTCCTGTCTTGGCTGTTGCCATAGAGCAAGGCAGCGTGATGGATACGTTGGGAGATGAGGAGGTTGGTGCGCGCGAACGCCTGCGCCTTCTGGTGCATGGTGCATTCAGCAGCTGGCAGGGTATCTTTGCGGGTTCTTTGGTTAAAGCAGGCGTGGAAGATGAACGAGCCAAAAGCCTGGCAGCACTGGTGGTCGCGTCTGTGGAGGGAACTGTTGCCATGTGCCGCGCGGCGCGCAGCCGAGAGCCGCTGGACTCTGTGACCCGGGAGCTACATGCCATTCTGAAACTTACCTTGCAGCAGGTGCCCACTTCTGAAAAAAATGAATGAGATACGGCTGACACCGTCGCTTGGGCGCGCATTTCAGGATGCAGTTTCTGGGCGGTTGTGAGTGCGGCCGGATCGTGCCAGCCATCCCAACGCTTCATCCCAGAATACCTGGGAGGATGCTCTGAAATAGCCCATGTGTCCGATGCCTCCGGAGGGCGCTGTCGGGTGGATGTCGCTGGTAGACAGCGGCGCATTCCGATAGCCGCTCATGAAAGCGTCGCGCGAACTCGCCGTAGCCCAGCGGTCGTCGACCGCGTTGACCGCCATGATCGGAACCCGCACCCGTGCATATCGATCCTCGATACCCAACATCGCTGGGTCATCGAAGAAATAGCGCGGATACCGGCACCAGTGCCGCCATTGCCAGAAGACGTTGCGTGGAAGATCCTCGCCCATGCCCAGCATTCTCCAAGGACAGTAGCCCTTCCACCAAGTCAGCAAGGGGAGCACCAAATGCCACATGGGTAGTACCTTCCACTGCTCCGAGCTTGGCATCCAGCCATGCCACCCTGCGCCAATGCCGAAGCCATAAAAACCGGCCAGCTTGTCATGGTTTGGGAGCAGCCCCAAAGCGTGGCCTCCATAAGAATGACCGACCATGTAGAGCGGTAGCCCGTCGCCTTGGGACATGTGCTCCACCGCGGCGGCAAGGTCGAGCTGGCCCCAGTCCAGCAGCGACATCTCAAAGCCCTTGAGCGATGAAGGACGCGACTTTCCGATGCCCCGGTAATCGAATGTCAGTGTCTCAAAGCCTCTCTCCGCAGCAAACTCTGCGAACTTGCGGTAGAAGCCTTGCGGCACCGCAGTAGCGCCCGCGACAATCAGTCGTCCTACAGGACGCGTGATGGTTGAATATAGGGTGGCGGACAATAAAAACCCATCATCCGCTGTGAGAGCGAAGGAATGCGGCGACGGGCGTGGTGCATCAGTTTGTTGTATGTCGTCTGTCATAGACTGAAATCCTAAACTATGACAATCGACATATCAACTTTCAAGGGACGCCAACGCGACTGATGACGAGGAGTGAAAAGTCAACAGGCTATTTTCAGTTGGATCAAGTCTAGCCATGGGCACCAGGCCGCCAATTTCACGGTGCGACCGGTGCAAGTTGTGGTGGTGTCAGTTTCCAATGGCGACACGGACCATGAGGCGTCGGCTCCGGTTTGATCTGAGTCATTTGCGGCGCATGGTCCGAGCGGCCCAGATCGGTTGCTCGGTGGACGATCATTCGAAACACCTTGCATGGTCATGAATAGTTGGCGAACACACGGATCATTGGCGCCAGATCATGAGCTCGTCGAGCACCACATTCAGTTTGTTAGCTAGACGGTGCGTCCCTGAATTACTTCAGCGTGAATGATCGTTCGCGGTGCCTTGTCTCTGACGAAGTCTTGGTGGCATGGCGTGGGTATGGGAACTGTCGCAGTCATGGGCGGCGCGTGGCAACACCGTCTAGCTCGGCCATCACGGCCGCCGAAAGCTCGACGTCTGCGGCAGTAAGGTTCTCCCGCAGATGTCCGAGGGAAGACGTCCCGGGAATCAGAAGAATGTTGGGCGATCTTTTCAGGAGCCACGCAAGGGCCACTTGCAATGGCGTCGCACCAACGCTTCGCGCGACCGCCGACAATCCTGCTGATTGGAGTGGGCTGAATCCGCCCAGCGGGAAAAATGGCACGTACGCGATGCCTTCTTGCGACAGGGTGTCGATCAAAGCGTCATCTCTGCGATGGACCAAGTTGTACTGGTTCTGCACGCACACCACCGCACAGATGCGGCGAGCCTGCACGACCTGATTAGCCGTGACATTGCTCAGGCCGATATGACGGATCAGGTCCTGCTGCTGGAGGGCGGCAAGTACTGTCAACGGTTCTTCGATGGAGCCTTCGGCGGGGCCGAACATGTCGAACATGGCGCGGAAGTTGACGACCTCCAGCCTGTCCAGGCCCAGATTGCGCAGGTTATCGTGCACGGCCGTCGTCAAGGCTTCGGCGGAAGCTGCTGGCAACCAAGCCCCCTGTTCATCTCGCACAGCACCAATCTTGGTCACGATCGTCAGGTCATGGTGGTAGGGACTGAGGGCTTCGCGGATCAGCTGATTGGTGATGTGAGGGCCATAAAAATCACTGGTGTCGATGTGGTTCACGCCAGCTTCTATGGCGGCACGAAGGACTGCCAAGGCCGCGTTGCGGTCATTCGGCGGGCCGAAGACATGGGGGCCCGCCAACTGCATGGCGCCGTAGCCCAGACGGTAGACCTTGCGGTCGCCAAGATGGAAGTATCCGGCTTTGGAGATGTGGTTCATGTCAGTGTCCTTGTGATGATCTCGCTCCAGTCTAGGGGCTGCGTGGATGCTTGATAAGCTCCACTAGTTTGCACAGGCTGTGCATAATTCTGGACAATGAAAGCTAACCTGAGTGATCTGAATGCGTTTGTCGCGGTGGTGAAGGCGAAGGGCTTTCGCGGCGGTGCTCGCCAAAGTGACATCAGCGCTTCAGCGGTCAGCGACGCGGTTCGGCGGCTTGAAACGCAACTGGGCGTTCGCCTGCTCAACCGCACTACGCGGACCGTCGCTCCGACCGAGGCTGGGCAACGTCTGCTGGAGAAGCTCGTCCCCGCGCTTCGAGAGGTCGAGGCCGCGCTGGAAGTGGTCAATGGCTTTCGCGACCAGCCCGCCGGAACGCTCAGGCTGAACGTGCCGGTCTCCGCGTTGAAGCTGGTGCTGCCGGGCATCGTTCCCAGGTTTCGTGCGGCCTACCCGGACATCCTGCTGGAGGTGATTGCCGAAGACGGCTTCGTCGATGTCTTGGCTGCAGGATGCGACGCGGGCATCCGCTACGGAGAGCGTCTGCAGCAGGACATGATTGCGGTGCCCATCGGCCCGCGTGTACAACGATTTGCCTGTGCAGCAGCGCCCGAATACCTGGCGCGCTGCGGTTTGCCCCGCCATCCCAGGGATTTGTTAGCCCATGAGTGCCTGCGCCTTCGTTTCAACAGCGGTGCCATGCCGCCTTGGGAGTTTGAGCGTGGCAAGGAGACGTTGCAGGTCGATCCGAAGCCAGCGCTTATCGTGCAGGCTGGTGCTGCGGCTGACTTGGCGGTTGACGCTGCCATCGGTGGCATGGGCCTGGTTTACTTGTTCCAGGAGTGGCTGCAGCCACATCTAGACAGCGGCGCCCTGCAGCCCGTTCTACAGGAATGGTGGCCAAAGTTTTCCGGGCCATTCCTGTACTACCCGGGTCGGCGTCTGCTGCCAGCGCCGCTACGGGCGTTCGTGGATTTTGTTCGGGCGTGAGCTGCCTCTAGTGCTTTCAAATCAACCTGATGTCGTGGCTGCTGTTCAGGGCGGGTGTCGCCGAACCGTGTTGTCTTCTAGATGAACGCCTGCCGGGCTGCAGAGCCTTCGATGACGTAAGTTTTTCAGGAGACCGCTGTGGAAGTGGACATCGAGGCAGCAGCCCGCTTGCAACAGGCAGCATTCTTCCTGTTGCGGCCAATGAAAATCAGACCATTTTTGCGGGATCTGCCGACCGCGGACTGACCCGTGATCTCTTGCCTCAAGTCTTTGTCTAAGCGCGTGGCGGTGCCCCTTGGCTGGTCAGTGGGAATTTTGCGCATGTAGTGAACACAAGGTCGGCCGCAACACCCAGAATACTTGCTCCAGGGCGAGCTGGACGGTGGCGGCAACCATCGCCAACACGCTGATGCCGTCGCCGCGCGCGTTGCGCTATCACGTAGTGTGGCTGCCCATGTGGGCTATCCATCGCTGAGCCGTGCGCAATTTTCAGTTCGACAAGGCCTGTGCGGCTGCAGCGGGTGCCACCGAGGCGCCCTGGATACCGTGGCGTGCCAGGGCCTCGGCCACAAAGCCGCTGGCCTTCATGTCTTCGACAAACTGGGCCAGCACGGCCTGTGCGGCCGCGCCCCGGCCCTTGGGCGTGCCCATGGCCTGCTGTATGACCATGAAGCGCCCCGGCAGCAGGCGTAGGCCGCTCAGGCGCTGTGCGTCGGCTTCCAGTTGCTGCTTCACGCCCGCCGCCACATCGTGCCCGTGAGTGATGAAGGTGTCGACCACGGCGGGCGAGGTGGGGGCGCGCTCGATGGTGGCGTGCTTGAGTTCACGGCTCAGGAACAGGTCGTACGCGCTGCCCCTGCCCACCGTCACGGTGCGGCCGCTCTGGTCCACCTCGTCGTTGGTCTGCAGGGGCGAATCAGCCCGCACGAGGTAGCTGCCCTCGATCAGCACATAGGGTGCGGTGAACGCAATGCCTTCGCCGCGCACTGGGTCGATGGCGAAGAAGCCGATGTCGGCCTGCTCGCCGCGCACGGCCTCGACCGACTTGCCTGCGGCGTCAAACACCACCAGCTCCAGCCCCACACCCAGGCGCTGGGCAAAGGCGCGTGCCAGGTCAATGGACACGCCCTTGGGTGCACCTTGCGCGTCCACGCCCGCCAGGATGGGGTTGCCCAGGTTGATGGAGGCGCGCAGCACGCCCTGAGGGGCCAATGCGCGGATGGTTTCAGCAGACACAGTCATGGCAGTGATGAAAAAGAAGTGACGCGCTAACGGGCGCGGGGCCGCCGGACGAGCCGGGGGGAAGGTGTGGGGTTGGCCGTGGCATCTGGGGCCGTGGCCGCGCCTTGCAGCAGGCCTGAAATTTGTCCCAGGTTGCGCAGCGTGCTTTGCAGGTGGCTGCGCAGGGCCTCTGCGGCTTCGGTTTGGCGTTCGCGCTCCAGCAGATCGAGGATGGCCAGGTGCTGGTCGCAGTGCTCGCGGTAGCGCTGGCGGTTTTGCATCGATCGGTACGACAGCAGCCGCCGCACACGGTTCACGCGGCGGATGGTGTCAATGAAAAACGGGTTGCCCGAGGCCTCGACCAGCGATTCA includes:
- a CDS encoding TetR/AcrR family transcriptional regulator produces the protein MLSSTKEKMIAGAADLISRQGVAATSLRDVVHHTGTPRGSLAHHFPGGKQQMLEEAVAYADHAVAGPLADLLHTHGPVEGLLAFIAWWQHVLEVSDFEAGCPVLAVAIEQGSVMDTLGDEEVGARERLRLLVHGAFSSWQGIFAGSLVKAGVEDERAKSLAALVVASVEGTVAMCRAARSREPLDSVTRELHAILKLTLQQVPTSEKNE
- a CDS encoding VOC family protein translates to MTQAYAANLSHCGIFCRDLEVMKAFYTGVFDMQETDRGEGVTFRFEIVFLSGREDQHHQLVLAGGRGADAPSTVMQLSFKVKTIDHLREARRRALAMGATRMRGLNHGNAISIYCMDPEDNTVEVYLDTPWYVSQPHGDPLDLDLDDEAIWAQTERVVRTDPSFMPVSEWAARFALRSEALKTSNLS
- a CDS encoding alpha/beta fold hydrolase, which translates into the protein MTDDIQQTDAPRPSPHSFALTADDGFLLSATLYSTITRPVGRLIVAGATAVPQGFYRKFAEFAAERGFETLTFDYRGIGKSRPSSLKGFEMSLLDWGQLDLAAAVEHMSQGDGLPLYMVGHSYGGHALGLLPNHDKLAGFYGFGIGAGWHGWMPSSEQWKVLPMWHLVLPLLTWWKGYCPWRMLGMGEDLPRNVFWQWRHWCRYPRYFFDDPAMLGIEDRYARVRVPIMAVNAVDDRWATASSRDAFMSGYRNAPLSTSDIHPTAPSGGIGHMGYFRASSQVFWDEALGWLARSGRTHNRPETAS
- a CDS encoding IS5 family transposase (programmed frameshift) encodes the protein MKQSSLGLSNTTKRTRKREFLDAMELVVPWAELVSLIEPYTPEGGRRGQQPFAVQTLLRNHFMRHWFKLSDPAMEEALHDVPAFRDFAGLSHWDEHIPSESSILRFRHLLERHKLADQILATVNALLQAKVLQLKAGTVVDATLIAAPSSTKNQSGERDPEMHQSKKGNQWYFGMKAHIGVDADSGLVHSVRGTSGNMNDVIEANSLLHGQETDAFGDAGYQGVDKRPDANKNVRWHVAMRPGLRRALDKDSPLEALIDQLERTKASIRARVEHPFRVIKQQFGYVKVRYRGLKKNTAQLVTLFGLGNLWMARKKLLEVLGQVRAQGA
- a CDS encoding amino acid synthesis family protein; the encoded protein is MTLIAIRKRSLSIETIYHEGGPPADQPLRVAAACAVIRNPYAGRYEPDLLPFMAELRSLGTLLAEELVATLGKENVQAYSKAAIVGVNGELEHGAVWHEAGGWAMRQVLGEPKAIVPAAKAVAATGYRLMVPLHYIHAAYVRSHFNSTEVGIQDAPRPDEILFALVMADGGRIHSRLGGLTREQVAVHDGQR
- a CDS encoding fumarylacetoacetate hydrolase family protein translates to MKLMSYSIAGRETWGVVVGDGVAELAARTGHATLADFIGSPDFARRDALVAGLGADAKLADVVYLPVIPRPEKIVCAVRNYMDHHQEVLAAGMHRELSEQPPIFLRVWRSQTPHQGPIVRPHVSESLDWEGELAVVIGKEGRDIAEADAWAHIAGYSCYNDASVREWQFHAKQIASGKNFESTGAFGPWMVTADEIAPGRELKLETRLNGAVVQSSHTGHMIFSIPRLIAYASTIFTLVPGDVVITGTPAGVGWSKKPPQFMKPGDVVEVEIEAIGLLRNPVVAQG
- a CDS encoding aldo/keto reductase family oxidoreductase; the encoded protein is MNHISKAGYFHLGDRKVYRLGYGAMQLAGPHVFGPPNDRNAALAVLRAAIEAGVNHIDTSDFYGPHITNQLIREALSPYHHDLTIVTKIGAVRDEQGAWLPAASAEALTTAVHDNLRNLGLDRLEVVNFRAMFDMFGPAEGSIEEPLTVLAALQQQDLIRHIGLSNVTANQVVQARRICAVVCVQNQYNLVHRRDDALIDTLSQEGIAYVPFFPLGGFSPLQSAGLSAVARSVGATPLQVALAWLLKRSPNILLIPGTSSLGHLRENLTAADVELSAAVMAELDGVATRRP
- a CDS encoding tautomerase enzyme, producing the protein MTIITIATPKGRLSVEQRRQLAQTLTDAVLIPEVGQLAVAARVGFQVHFVERAPSEVAIAGVLLSDQHPMPDLATIDICVMEGDWSPLVRKQVIENTLSAMTSACGLNAPSPTWWVNFRVIDEGSWGSRGRVTSILDLLASGVFTTTKAEAIRQSLVRKM
- a CDS encoding tripartite tricarboxylate transporter substrate binding protein; amino-acid sequence: MNRRHLLAACSAAAVAWPALPALAQAYPERAIKLYQGFAPGGNADAIARAVGLEMGKALGQPMVVEAQSGAGGTIAATTVARAKPDGYTLLLATGGHAVAGALYNTLPYKSVADFEMVSTVTYFPFLVVVNTNSKVQGLREVIASAQAAPGTVAYGTAGVGSTHHLAGELLAKLARVNLLHVPYRGDAAALTALLAGDVPFIIAPPTAVMSNIQAGKLRAIATTGPQRWPGLPSVPTVAEQGVAGYDVRSWAGLMAPAGTPRAVVERLNAEALRALQAPAVRQRLEDMGGEARGSTPDEMKAMVSHELEKWQQVVADAKIPKQ
- a CDS encoding zinc-dependent alcohol dehydrogenase family protein; the protein is MTTMKAVQLQVTGGPEVLALVDLPVPQPGPGQVRVQAHAIGAGGPDVLIRNGTYKWMPPLPAVPGNELAGVVEAVGPGVARLAVGDRVLVSARELPQRGGCYVQYICVDEAVPFVLPASIAFEDAVSLGNFQLALALLASNGNLPAQAILVPGAAGGVATALAQVARARDLRVIGTASTPEKRAFALENGVSDLVDGDVQALPQRVMELTGGRGVDMAFDHLGAGLFIACLRSLAPSGMAVSYNILAGPPSNDVFDELRKLLAKSLAIRTFSIHAVDADIAQRRGLMEQAIALMATGQVRAPRAMRMPLAQARQAHELLDSGGTLGKLVLIP
- a CDS encoding LysR family transcriptional regulator; protein product: MKANLSDLNAFVAVVKAKGFRGGARQSDISASAVSDAVRRLETQLGVRLLNRTTRTVAPTEAGQRLLEKLVPALREVEAALEVVNGFRDQPAGTLRLNVPVSALKLVLPGIVPRFRAAYPDILLEVIAEDGFVDVLAAGCDAGIRYGERLQQDMIAVPIGPRVQRFACAAAPEYLARCGLPRHPRDLLAHECLRLRFNSGAMPPWEFERGKETLQVDPKPALIVQAGAAADLAVDAAIGGMGLVYLFQEWLQPHLDSGALQPVLQEWWPKFSGPFLYYPGRRLLPAPLRAFVDFVRA